The DNA segment CCGCGACCACCGCGAAGTAGACGTCCCAGAGCCAGAGCGCCGGAGGCGAGGAGCTCACCGCTCGCTGTTGTTCCACCGGAAGGTCCTCAGGCACAGCAGCAATCCGATCACACACCACGCGCCGAGGACCAATGCCACCGTGCCGAGCTGCCACGAGCCGTCGAGCTCCTGGTTCTGCGCCGCCTCGGGGAGGAAGACGTACCGGAAGCCCTGGGCCATCCAGCGCACCGGGAAGATCGACGCGACGGTGATCAGCCAGTCCGGCAGCTGGCTCATCGGCTGGATGAAGACACCGGAGATGAACTGCAGCGCCACCACCGGCACATTGAGGATGCCGCCGGCGTTGCGGGCGTTGCGGACCAGCGCGCTCACCGCGACGCCGAGCAGCGAACACGCGATCACCGAGAGCAGGAAGATCCAGGAGAAGGTGAGCCAGTGCTGGGCGTCCGGCAGCGGCATGTCGAAGACCAGCACGCCCATCAGGATCAGCAGCGCCGACTCGGCGAGGCTCAGGGCGAGAACCAGAAGAGCCTTGCCGATCAGGTACGCGGAGACCGGCATCGGAGTCCCGCGGAGACGCTTGAGCGTGCCGTCCTCCCGGTCCAGGGCCAGCCCCGAGCCCATCGTCACGAACGCGGTGTTCAGCACCCCGTACGCGATCATGCTGGCGGTGAAGACCTGGCTCGCGCTGACTCCGGAGTCGGTGTAATCGTCCCCGAAGATCGTTCCGAAGAGCAGCAGGAGCATCGCCGGGAAGAGGAACGTGAAGACGAGCGCGGTCTTGTCACGCGTGAACTGGAGCAGTTCCACGTGCCCGCGGCTGAGACTGACGGCGATCATCGCGCTTCCCCGATCAGGCGGAGGTAGGTGTCTTCCAGGGTCGGACGGGTGACCGTGAGCGTCGTCAGGTCCGCCCCGGTGGCGACCAGATGGCGGATCAGATCGGTGGGGTCCTCGTGCTGTTCCTCGTGCGCCGTCCCGTCCTCCGAGCGCCAGCGGACCTGCGCGGCAGCGGCGGACCGCCCGCCGAGCGTGGCCGGGGTGCCCTCGGCGACGATCCGGCCGCCGGCCAGCACCACGAGCCGGTCGGCCAGCGCCTCGGCCTCGTCCAGGTAGTGCGTGGTGAGCACGATGGTGGTGCCGTCACCGGCCAGCCGGCGGATCAGGTCCCAGAACCGGCGCCGCGCCTCCGGGTCGAACCCGGTGGTCGGCTCGTCGAGGAAGAGCAGCTCGGGACGGCCGACGATGCCCAGCGCCACGTCGACCCGGCGACGCTGGCCGCCGGAGAGCGTACGAATCTTGCTCTTGCTCTTGGCGGTGAGCCCGACCAGCTCGATCACCTCGTCGGCCGAGCGCGGGTCGGGATAGAAGCCGCCGATGTGCCGGACCATCTCGCGGACGGTCAGATCGGCGGCGTCGTCGGCGTCCTGCAGCACGATGCCGATGCGGGTCCGCCAGGCCGAGCCCGCCGTGCCCGGGTCCTCGCCGAGCACCCGCACGTCGCCGCCGGTCCGCCGCCGGTGGCCCTCCAGGATCTCCACTGTGGTGGTCTTGCCGGCGCCGTTCGGCCCGAGCATCGCGAAGATCTCGCCACGCGCCACGACCAGATCGATGCCGGCGACCGCGTCACGGTCCTTGTAGGTCTTCCGGAGTCCGGTTACCTCGATCGCTTCCATGCATCTGATCGTGCCGTCTCCGCAAAGGAGGACGGGACGACCGTGCGGCCGTCATCGGCTGTCAACCGATCGATGGACAGAGGCCTATTCCCACCGGAAGTTGCGGGCCGCGGCGGTCAGCCACACGACGGCCCAGGCGCCCAGGCTCAGCCAGATGGTGAACGGGACTGACGTGCCGTACAGAAGGGTGTCCCGCAGGGCCTCCGCATGCGCGGCCAGGGGGAGCAGGAACCAGCCCGCGGTGCCCAGGTCGGGGGCGGCGAACATGATGCCGCCGACGGAGAGCATCAGAACGTAGATCAGCGTCGCGGCGCCGGTGGTCGTCTCCGGCTTGAGCACGCTGGCCAGCAACAGGGCGAGGCCGCTGTAGCCGGCGGCGGCGAGCACCGTCACCGCCACGGCGGGCAGCACCTGGTCGCCGTGCGGGCGCCAGCCGACCGCGAAGCCGACCGCGCCGAGGATCAGCACCTGCAGGACGATCTGGACCAGCACCGCCGCGGTCTTCGCCAGCAGCAGGCCGGGCCGGGTCAGCGGGGAGGCGCCGAGACGCTTGAGGACGCCGTAGCTGCGCTCGTAACCCGTGGTGATCGCCTGCCCGGTGAACGCCGTCGACATCACGGTCAGCGCGAGCACGCCGGGCACGACGAACCCGAGCCGGTCGTCGGTCGGCAGGTTCGTCACCTCGAAGAGGCCGGCTCCGAGCAGCACGAGCAGCGGCACGCCCATGGCCAGCACCACCGCCTCGCCGCGCCGGGCGGTCAGCAGCAGCTCCATCCGGATCTGCTTGCCGATGATCGTCCGCATGGCGGCCCGGCCGGGCGCTGGGGCGAAGGTTCCGGCGCTCACTTCGGGGCTCCCACCAGATCAGAGGTCAACGAGAGGTAGACGTCTTCGAGCGTGCGCCGGCGGCTGCTCACCGCGGTCACGTGCGCTCCGGCGTCGGCGAACCAGCCCAGCACGTCGGCGAGGGCCTTCGTGTCGAGCGACCCGGTGATCGCGTACTCGCCGGGGGAGGTCTCGGTGACGTCCCGGTGGAGGGTCGTGAGATCCAGGCCGGCGTCGGCGCGCACCTCCAGCAGGTCGATCCCCGCGGCGGCGGTCAGCGAGGCCGGCGTCCCGGTGACGGCGACCTTCCCGTTGCGCATGATGACCACGTCGTCGGCGAGGCGCTCGGCCTCGTCGAGCAGGTGCGTGGTGAGCAGCACGGAGACGCCGTCGGCGCGCAACTCCTCGATCAGCTGCCAGGTGGTGTGCCGCGCCTCGGTGTCCATCCCGGCCGTCGGCTCGTCGAGGAAGACCAGCTCGGGACGGCCGACCAGGGCCACCGCGAGGCTGAGCCGCTGCTGCTCACCACCGGAGAGGCGGCGGAACCGGGTACGCGCGACCTTCCGCAGGCCGAGCCGGTCCATCAGCATCCCGGTGTCGAGCGGGTTCGCCGCGAACGACGCGAACAGCTCGAGGATCTCGCCGGCCGCGGCCCACGGGTAGACGCCACCGGACTGCAGCATGATCCCCAGCCGGGGCATGAGCTCGTCGTGGTCGCCGACCGGGTCGAGCCCGAGGATCGTCGCCGAGCCGCCGTCCGGCCGCCGGAACCCCTCGCACACCTGGAGCAGGCTGGTCTTGCCCGCGCCGTTGTGGCCGAGCAGCGCCAGCACCCGTCCCCGGGGAAGGCTCAGGGACACCCCATCGACGGCGGTCTTCTCGCCGTAGCGCACCACGGCGTCTCTCACCTCGACCGCACCCACCATTGAGCTCCGCCCGTTCTCGGATTTGAATCGCCGCCCGTAGCCACTTTACGGCGGCGACCTGGAAGGGCCCGTCACGGCAGTCCCACGGGATGCAATGCCTCACCCTTATCCTCACTGACCATGAGCACGGTCGTGGAGATCTACACGGACGGCGCCTGCGCGCCGAACCCCGGGCCGGGCGGCTGGGGCGCCGTGCTGCGTTACGGCAACGCCGAGAAGGACCTGTGCGGTGGCGAGGCGAATCCGACGACGAACAACCGGATGGAGCTGATGGCCCCGATCCGGGCGCTGGAGACACTCAACCGCGCGCCGCTCACCGTCGACATCTACACCGACAGCGTCTACGTGCGGGACGGCATCACGAAGTGGCTGCCCCGCTGGCGGGCGAACGGCTGGCAGACCGCGTCCCGTCAGCCGGTGAAGAACGTGGACCTCTGGCAGCGTCTGGACGCGGCGGTCCGGCGGCACGAGGTGAGCTGGCACTGGGTGAAGGGGCACGCCGGTCACCCGGAGAACGAGCGCGCCGACCGGCTGGCGGCCCGGGGCCTCAAGGAGGCGGTGGAGGCCGCTACTCGTCCGGCTTGACCACCTTCGCCCGTGCCACCCGGTCCGGCGCCAGCCGATAAGTCGCGGCCCTGACCAGCTC comes from the Actinoplanes sp. OR16 genome and includes:
- a CDS encoding ABC transporter permease codes for the protein MSAGTFAPAPGRAAMRTIIGKQIRMELLLTARRGEAVVLAMGVPLLVLLGAGLFEVTNLPTDDRLGFVVPGVLALTVMSTAFTGQAITTGYERSYGVLKRLGASPLTRPGLLLAKTAAVLVQIVLQVLILGAVGFAVGWRPHGDQVLPAVAVTVLAAAGYSGLALLLASVLKPETTTGAATLIYVLMLSVGGIMFAAPDLGTAGWFLLPLAAHAEALRDTLLYGTSVPFTIWLSLGAWAVVWLTAAARNFRWE
- the rnhA gene encoding ribonuclease HI, producing the protein MSTVVEIYTDGACAPNPGPGGWGAVLRYGNAEKDLCGGEANPTTNNRMELMAPIRALETLNRAPLTVDIYTDSVYVRDGITKWLPRWRANGWQTASRQPVKNVDLWQRLDAAVRRHEVSWHWVKGHAGHPENERADRLAARGLKEAVEAATRPA
- a CDS encoding ABC transporter ATP-binding protein, which translates into the protein MEAIEVTGLRKTYKDRDAVAGIDLVVARGEIFAMLGPNGAGKTTTVEILEGHRRRTGGDVRVLGEDPGTAGSAWRTRIGIVLQDADDAADLTVREMVRHIGGFYPDPRSADEVIELVGLTAKSKSKIRTLSGGQRRRVDVALGIVGRPELLFLDEPTTGFDPEARRRFWDLIRRLAGDGTTIVLTTHYLDEAEALADRLVVLAGGRIVAEGTPATLGGRSAAAAQVRWRSEDGTAHEEQHEDPTDLIRHLVATGADLTTLTVTRPTLEDTYLRLIGEAR
- a CDS encoding ABC transporter ATP-binding protein, yielding MRDAVVRYGEKTAVDGVSLSLPRGRVLALLGHNGAGKTSLLQVCEGFRRPDGGSATILGLDPVGDHDELMPRLGIMLQSGGVYPWAAAGEILELFASFAANPLDTGMLMDRLGLRKVARTRFRRLSGGEQQRLSLAVALVGRPELVFLDEPTAGMDTEARHTTWQLIEELRADGVSVLLTTHLLDEAERLADDVVIMRNGKVAVTGTPASLTAAAGIDLLEVRADAGLDLTTLHRDVTETSPGEYAITGSLDTKALADVLGWFADAGAHVTAVSSRRRTLEDVYLSLTSDLVGAPK
- a CDS encoding ABC transporter permease; this encodes MIAVSLSRGHVELLQFTRDKTALVFTFLFPAMLLLLFGTIFGDDYTDSGVSASQVFTASMIAYGVLNTAFVTMGSGLALDREDGTLKRLRGTPMPVSAYLIGKALLVLALSLAESALLILMGVLVFDMPLPDAQHWLTFSWIFLLSVIACSLLGVAVSALVRNARNAGGILNVPVVALQFISGVFIQPMSQLPDWLITVASIFPVRWMAQGFRYVFLPEAAQNQELDGSWQLGTVALVLGAWCVIGLLLCLRTFRWNNSER